tACTAGCACAGGTGAATAAAAAAATGATAAAGAGCTTTGATGCTGAGATTTTCAGGATACCCCCTGATCCACAAAATGAGCTCCAGGATTTCTAAGCCAACATGAAAGGTCTGAACTTTtagctgctttttcttgttttgtggtGGTGTTCTCACACCTCCTTCACTTGAGACAAAAGCTGatgaaaaatgctgcagaaaaatactttaaacaatcTACACCAGAGCTGCAAACCATCAACTCTGGCTCTTGACTAACACACTGCGCTTTTGCCTTCTGTGTAGAAACCGAACTTCAATGAAGGAGGAGGACCCGGCTGTTCTCATAGCAGAAGTTCTGAGAAGAAAATTTGCCCTGAAGGACGAAGACCTGTCCATGAAGGAGAAATGATGTTACTGTCGTTAAACTGTAAGCAAAAGTGTTACGCTCCCAAAATTTTCTCCACAGTAGCTGCCTTCCTAAGGATTGAGCCTTTTGCCTCTTTTATTAATTAGAAATGGTTTTGGCACTGGACACTTACTTAGGGAAGACCCCACGGATTTGATGTGTTTTCCAGGTATTGTTATATTgaagaaaaaactttttaagaAGACGGAAGTTCTTTTCCACTTGTTTTGATGTTGATTATTGATAAGGATCTTGTGAAGAGTGCAACGAGTGCTGCTGGATGACCTTCTTTCTACCTACGAGTTTCCTTAGGTTCAAATTATGCATTAACTGATAACGGCCTTGTTACAATAGAACTAGTTACCATTTCCAGTATAAATGGGTGTCAAACATCCAGGTCTTTCTCTGTTCTGAGTACGGTACAGAGCTCCTGAGAATAAGCTAACGAACGCTTCCAGGTCTTCAGTGTTTTGGAGGTCGCCGAGTCGCGGTGGTGCAAGGCGTCTTCCCGAGAACTCTGCCCGACCCGGCGGTAGGATGAAGCGGCAGCCAGTGCTCAGACCCCTCCGTCACGTCTGCGGGATGCTGGCTGGTTTTAGTGTGCCCTGGGTGTTTCTTAACTCACAAATTATCCCCACAGTTGCATGACAGAATGGCCTTAATTTCTTGCTGGTAATTTAATGTTTCATTAATAGTCCTTGTATTCagataatgtattttatttagcATTCAAAAGGTCTATTTATTGAACCACCAATGCTAAGAACCGAGCACCCATCACGAGAGCTGTCCTCTGCAAAGAGGGAAGCAGGAACTTGGCATTGTCTGTGGCTGCAGTTCTCACTAACTGAAGCGGTTTCCTTCAGCTACACGTTCTCTGCAATGTTCCTCATGGCTGTATttaaagtatgattttttttcctttatataaaATGGAGCCTTAATAAGACAACGGTTGTCCTTGAAGTTATTAACATGCAGATGTCCCAACATGGCACCCATGGTGCTTGCATCTTGTGTGTGGaatttctgctgctgcagctggacgTACTCAGAGTCAAGGATTTTCTTAATCCACCAGGCCCTCAGCCCTTGAAAAATTAAACCATCATCCCCACCTTCGCAGTGAGCAAAGAGGCTGGTGCTGCCTCTGGCCACCCAGCGAGCGAGAGCAGAGAGAGCATTTACCTCTTAATCAGTTTTATGGGGAGTTGCTACAGCTCTTCCCCTCTCCGACGCACACCAAGAGCCGCTGGTCGATGCGAGCGTCCTCTGTCCCAGTACGGCTCCTCTGCGTAAGGGTTTGGTGGCAACACACCAGCCTACAGCGACGACGGAGCTGTGACCTGGAGTCCCTGTCCTGGGAATGCGCTGCATGTGCAGGCTGGATGTAAGAGTGCATCAGCGCAATGAGCTTTGGACTGTGACCTGACTCCGGTTTGGTCTGTGGTACCGAAGTTCTGGCCCAAGGGGAAGTAAAGACAGCTGAAGTGGCAACACTTGCAGTGTTGTCGACCTGCTCAGCATTTcaaaaatagaagtaaaaacGGGGGCGGTTGCTGTTGACAAAGCAGGCTGCTGGTCACAGATGGACTCTGCTGCTCGTGACCCCCGGGGTTTTTGAGCACCTGGTCCCTGCACTGCAAAACAGATAAAACCCCAAGTGCGTCCCTCCAGAAGGCCCCGTATCCAAAGGCAGGGGATTACGCTGAACAAGCTGCTTTAGCGAGACGGGGCAGCTGCCGCACGCAGTTAAACCACTCCTGACCGGTTCTTAGTCCAGCCCGAGCGCTCACTGCTCTGCTTCCCACCTCCCCGGGACCAGATGGAGAGCACCAGCCTGCGGCCGCAAGCCCTTGCAGGCACAGCCCGCTCCACTGCAGTGCATCCTCGCCTGCCAGAGCTGCGAggccccaggcagggctgcagtTCAGACCTACCCAGGAGACGCACCGCTACAGTTCCTCCTCTTTGTCACAGCCTTCGTCGCTCTAAACCTCTGGTGAGTCTGGCAACAGCAGTCCAGGGCTGCGATCCCCCTGCAGCTAGCAGAGGGGCATCTCTTGGTTACAGACGCACAAGCCAAAAAACATGAACCTCCTGTTACTGCCACACCGCAGCTGTCACGTACAGGGGCTGCTGCAGTCCTGAAATacagagcctggagctgagcCCAGTACTTCCTCGAGGCAGCTGACGTGAAGTAGACGCTGTGGTTCCTGAGCTGAGCCTAGAAGAACCTTTACATCTGGACTTCCAGAATCTGAAGAGACAGAGCCGCAGTGGGCTCCTGCGGGCTGAAGGGCAGCAACCACCAGGCAGTACTGAAGCCGGGCTGCAGCCACGCAGACTGAAACAGTCAAACCGCTGCAAACACGCtccttcagtattttatttttattgaagcaAAATATCAGAGGACAAAGAGGTCCTGCCTGTTGCATGGGTCTATCACATGCGCTGGCTAGACCATGTACATAAAAACAGTGGGTACACTTACCTAATTCTGACcactttcttacaaaaaaaaatgctttcctgagGCTTCACAAGGGGTTGGTAGGCAACCCTCTCAAGGTCACTTACCAGTGTTTAATCACCCTGTTCCCCTCCGAATCCTGCGTGAACAGTAAATCATAGCACACGTCTAACTGCTGCTCCCACGGTGCGCTCAGGCTTGCAGCATCGCTGGGACAGCCGTCGCGGGGAGAGCTCGGCGGCCGCCCGCCAGAGCTGCCGCTGGCCCTGCGCGGAGACGGGACGCTGCGGCAGCGGTGGGCGATGACTCTGTGCCCCTGCGAGTCCTGGGTGAAGAGCTGCCTGAAGGGACTGCTCCGTCCCTCCTCAGCCGGCCCAGCACTGGCGTTGCGGCTGCGCTCGCTCAGAGGCTGCGCTCCAGCTGCTCTCTGTGCGGATGGACACAAGCCAGCAGCCCAGGGACTGTCTCTCGTTAGAGTAGGATTTATATTCTCAGCCTCAGTGAAAGCAATTAAAGAATTAACACTACTCGACTGCTGTGGTTTCTTCTTCTGGTTCACACCAAGTCTCAGTTGGAAATCAAGTCTGGCCTTCGCTGCCTCTGGGGGCGGCTGGCCCTCCTGTTTGTGAGTCCCGCAGTCCGAAGTTACGCTGCCGCGTGCTAAAAGCGTTTCTCCAGCAAATAAATCCAACGCATTTCTGTGAGCGATGATCCGGTTGCCCTCTGAATCCTGGGTGAAGCTGAAGAAGCAGCAATCGTCTCCCGTGCCACAGGAGGCTTCACCCTTGCTGTGAGGCTCCGCTCGTAACAACCAAGAGTCTGGCAAAGGAGTCGGTGAGGCCGGTGCCTTCTGTGCACGATGCTGGGGTGCAACCGGCGCCGTCCCCGCCTCGGCTCGGCAGCGTTGGTTCTGGGCTTCTTCCATCTGCGGCAAAGCCAAGATCTTCACAGGGCAGGCAGCCAAGGAAATACCTTTTTCTTTACAGTCTTTATTCCGGAGGAAAGGAGATGGCCTggagttttctttgtctttttcatcTGGAAACAACATGGAACTGGTTAAAGCCAGAGCTGCCagataacacacagggttagtcGCTACCCACAGCACCATCCCTTGATGCTCGACTCACAGCTGCCGCCCGACTGCTCCGTCGAGCAGCGGCACCGACTGTGCTACGCCAGGCTAACAGTGCTGCCGCCTCCGAATAACCGGTAACGATCTGCTGCTGAGGCGGAATGGCAGCCAGAAACcttggaggagttcaaaaaaggTCGGCTTCCCTCGCAAAAGatgcaagagctgcatctccagCTGCTCCAGTCTGGCTtctctgccccgctcccctccgctctGCAGGCAGCTCACCTGCAGCGATGTTCCCTCCGAAAGCAGCAGCTCCAGAGTTACAGAAATCACCACAAAACCCCGCAGTGAAACTGCCACAGCTTACGTTGGTCACCTGGTGAAGGCATCAAGTCCCACATTTGCTTCTGAAACCATTTAATATAAAAATCTGATACAACCTCCCTACATAAGAGAGGTCATCCTCACAATGCAGGatatgctaaaagaaaaaattacaaatacgAAATGCTCCAGCACCTTACATCCTGCGGAGCTCTGATGAGCAGCAACACCACTCAAGACACCCAAACAGACACAGCGAGTAAGAGAATGCAATCAATCAAGGGCATCAAacgaaaaaaaaggagaaagcacaCAACCCATTCAAAACGAGTAGGAATGAGGAATCCAAAGCAAAAACTGTCAATGACCCtgccacaacagaaaaaaatcggTCAAATAATTAAACTGTACAATTTCTGTAACGCTTCCTCTAATCTGCTTACTGGTAAACGAGTTGAATGTTGATGAACCAGCCAGGACACAGGTCACAACACACAAACAAGCACACAGCCCTGCACTGCTGGTTCCTGCATCTGTTTCatttctctccatctttcttcatTTGTCACCCACGGCCAGATCCCAGTTTCTTGTGTCCCACAGCACAAAAGCAGCCTCAAAAGCACTGAGGCTGTGAGCTGGCTTAATTAGCTTAAATATTGCAGTTCCCCTGCGATTCCTTCCTTGGTTCAGTTCGGATTAAACACTGCATTCTGTAGAAAAGGCTTTGTCCAACCCTTCATAAAAAGCTTTCCTCGCTCACCTCCCGCTGATGCCCCTTACAGCAAGGTTTTTTGAACCAAGCAACGTTCATTTTCACTTCCACCTACCACGCTCTTCCAAGGGCACTGAACTGACAATTTAGGGCTGCAATCATTTAAAACCAACCCAGCCTGTGACGCTCTGGATGCTGCCCCTTCCCACGGGACCCAGCCTGCACCCAGCGTTCCCGACTGGATCGTCCTTCATGCAACAGCATCGGACAACCCGGAACGGGATGTTTTGCCACCTGGACGGTTTGTGTCAGCGCTCGGGCTGGGTCAGGCTTCCCAACGCCCCACGGAAAACCCCAGTTCTGGAGGGAGTAGAGCCTGGcgcagaatcatggaatcattaaggttggaaaagccctaaGATCAAGtgcaaccgtcaccccaacaccaccacgcctgctaaaccatgtcctgaagtgccacatccacatggtttttgaacccctccagggatggggactccaccaccaccctgggcagcctggtccaacgcctgaccactcttccagtaacgATATTTTTCCTGATCAGAGCTCAGAGCCAGTGAAGACTGGCTGTGACTGCTGTCACTTCAGTCTGACAAACACAGTGAAAGGTGCCTGCATTAGATGAACCACTGCACTAAAATTATTTCTAGGAGTTCAAGCCTTCAACCTCCACCCTCTTCACTACAAAACGTATTTTTCTGCCTAGTAAAGGTGCCAAGAAATGAAGCGAGGTGATTCCCTATCCCGGCCCGCAGCGGCGTACGCTGTTCCACGTTACCTGCCCGTGCGCTGAAGAAGGCGGCGATGGTGGTTTGCCGGGTGCGCGGCCAAGGTGCTCTCGCCTGCGTGGCGGCGGCCGAGGCCTGCTTCCTTCCCAGAATCCGAGGCGACGCCTTCGCCTTGGCTGCCAGACCCTGGGCGGGGAAAGAAAGAAGCGGAAAGGGACCCTGCAGCCCATGGCCATGGTGGAGCTCCCACCGCTGCCCAAAGCTTCAGCTCTCCTGAGGTTTGAAGGGGCCTGGGGAGGCCGCCtcgcccgacccccccccccgcccctgctcGCCCAGGGCCAGGGTCCCTCCCGCCCCGCGGCACCCTCCCGggacggggagccgggctggcccGGGCTGCCGCCGGCTGGGCCTCCCCCCCCCGTCCCGAGCCCCACCTGCGCCGCGCCCTGCTTCAGCTCGGCGGTGTCCAACCAGACGCCGCAGGCCTCGGCCTGCCGGGCCTCGCCGCCCCGCCGCTTCATCCCCGGCACCGCGcagggtcccggggctgccgctccCTCAGGCCGCCGCttcggctccggctccggctcctctcccgcccggccccgcgctcccacaggccccgcgccccggcggctCCCGCCCAAGGGCCGCCGCGCGCGCCCGCGGCGGAGAGGGACCAATGCGAGCGGCGGGGAGGGATGAGTGGCAGGCGGAGCCCCGCCCACCTCGGGCCGTGCCCTATACAAGGCGCGGGGCGGCGTCTCCCTGaggggagcggctgaggggggGCTGTGCGCAGGCGGCACCCAGCGGGGCCGGGGTTCGGGGCTGCCTCACTCCTCGCACCCCTGCACTTTAAGGAGAAGGTGGGTGCGTTCCTCGCACGGCACAGGGCCCCGTCGCCGCGCAGATGGCTCCGCACAACTCCCCACGCCACACAAAAGGGGCCTGAAGGGACATTAAACCAGCTTGCTGCCCTGGTTTGTGGTTCACACAGGCTCGCCTCGGTCTGCTTCCGTGGGTCAGGCCCTGCCACCGCTAACGGGGCGCGACGGCTGCTCCTCACCGTTTGCTGAGCTCCCAGGAACcttcccccgccccgctgccaggGCCCAGGGCTGCGGCGCCGACACCGTTTTGTTCCAACCGTTTATTCAGACACGTGAATCAAACCAGCGTACCGTTTTAAGAGCAAGCTGGAACTaactctgaatttaaaaaaagcacaaagagcAGCTCTTGCTTTCCCTCGCTACAGAGAGCACTGCCGCGGCACAGCTCGGGATGCGTTTCGTTCCTCTTCTCCTCGAAGTTTGTGGCGGGATTGGCGCCAGTGTCACCGCAGCTGGCTGCAGATCAACCCTGTGGGCGAGCTCACCTGCTTCTCCTTCAGGGCTCTtactcttctttgaagcccagcGTGTTCCTCACCTTGCGGGCCATGCAAGCGGCTGTGAGGACACAGCAGGTCACAGTGAAGAGGCACAGGGCAGAGAAGTTGTGTGCCAAGTCACCCTGAAGAGCAGAATAGATCTGTCGCCTGGACTCGTAGTCCAACACCACCGCCTCGATCTGCGCCAGCGTGCAGAGGACCAGGCACACGTGAAAAATCTGATGGCTCTGCCCGAAAAAGTGACATTTCCCAGGGAACCACTTCTCGGGGTAAGGGTGCgagaaaaaaaaggcaccaaTGAGGAAAAACAGCACCTGGCATTTGTGATACAGAAGGGCCGGGTCAGCCCGCTCGGAGGGCGGTGCGGTGAAGATGCGGTGGACCACGGGGCTGATGTCCAGCACGTACGCCAGGCCGGAGGGCAGCTCCTGGCAGAGCCGGCTCAGAAGGCGAGCCGACTGGTGGTACCGGTACTTGGCATAGCAGGAGCCGGCGCAGGACAGCCACGCTAACAGGACTGCCATCGGCATGTAAAACCCCTTGATCTTCTCGTGCCAGCTCGGCTCGATGGTGTAGTAGTAGTGGCTCAGAGCGCTGCCGTACTGGTAAATGGCCACCCCCACGTAGTCCATGAAGAAGAAGCTGTAGTGCCAGAACTCCGATTTGGCCTGCAGAAGGTGAGCAAGGGTGCTGAACGTCAAGTAGGTGATGGAGGCCACGATGATGATGAGGAGGGGTTGGGTGTGCGGGTCCTGCCCGAAACCCACCCGCTGCGAGAGCTGCTGGAACCGCAGCAGCAGGATCAGCGCTGCCACCAGATGGGTCCAGACGTTGATGGCTTCGTTGTGCTGCTGGAACAGCGTCGAGAAGTAATAGCGCCAGGTCTGCCGCACCGGCCGGTAGCCGGCGTGGATGTAGGGCTTCCAGAAGACCTTCGGCACCTCCGAACTGCTGACGGTGGAGGGAGAGAgcggggccagcagctgggggaccTGCTGCACGTTAATGAAGAGGCGGCTAAGCTTTTCGGTGACCACCGTTGCCATGATGCAGCCGAACTCTGGGTCCCCGCCGTGCAGAACAACCTATGGGACAGAAAGAAAGTTTTGCTGCATGGTTTAATAGTgactttaccaaaaaaaaaaaaaaaaaatcaacaagcaGGGGGATGTTTGAAAACTTTGCCCATTTTTTATCCAAAAGATATGTAAAATCACACGTGACTGGAGAACGGCCTCATTATAGCTGAAATAAAAGAATCACCAAAAACAGTAATAggcaggaggctgaagggaggtTTAAGAACCGCTGGAGTACCCCATGCTGCACAGACAACAGGCCGTCTGCAGGAGCACAGAGGTAGAGGACACAAGCATGGCATTAATTGACACAATAATTAACGCACCAGGACCCCTCAGTTTCTAGCTCACCCCTTCCCAGCAGTTTGGGAACTGCTAAACAAACTACACATCCCGAACAATCTTCCCGCTCCAGGAGCAGCCCAGATTCTCCCCCTTGTAACCTCCTTGCAGTATCTGTCCTCACAAACAACAACGAGCCGCGTTCCCACGAGCGGCGAGACGACCTGCTCTGCCTCACGAGGGGTCTGAGAAGAGGAATAACTGCAACGCCAGGAACGGAAGATGCACCTTCCGCGTTTAGAGTTTTTACCGTCTTTCTCCAGCTCCTGATTTTCCATGTGGCTTTGCACAAAAACAAGGCAGCTTGCGTGAGTTCATCCCGTTGTATCGCTGAGGTCCAGCAGCGTAATCTTCGTGAGTAAGTGTTTCCGTATTTACATTTTTGAAGCTGCTGTCCTTACCAAGATAAAGGCAGCTGCGTTCTGCCTGTTCATGGCAGCCTTACTAAACACACGGGCACATATTGAACAGAGCGTGCTCAAAATTAGATTTTCCCCCCCTTTACCTGCTCTTGCTCAGACAAATTCCGAAGAAAACAGCCCGACTGCCGTTCCAGCTCCAGGGCTGATTTACGCCTCACTCCTGGCAAGTGCAGTCATTTCAGGGACAGCTCAGACAGGAAAAGCTCTTCAAAGCTCAGGAACAGGAGGAGGCAGGGACAGGactgtttgtttaaaaaatcTCTGCGATTTCCTCATCAAAATGGAGTGGAAAGGTCTGGAGCTCACGCCTGCTTGAAGCTGAGGAGCACAGATGCAGATAAAAACAGGCTGTTTGCTGCTCGGCTTCCCTCTTGAATGCTCTTTTCCCACCTCACCTGGGTGGAGAGGCCCCACACCAAAACCAAGCGGCCTGGCATGGGGCAGCACCTCGCAGGGGGTCATCCTGACCCTTGCTTGGCCTCCTAAACCCTCCGGTAACGCTGCAGCCTGCACAGGCTACCGGTGAGAAATTAACTTCACAAACCTCTTCCGGACTTGCAGCTCCTGCGCTGCAACAGCCTCGGGTCCTGCCGGGGAGATGCGGGCAAAAGCAGAACTTGCCACGTTCAGCTATTCTGACCAAAATTCGACAGGCAGCCTGACGCCCCGAGAACTCGCCCCCGTGCCAGGGCTGCCCACGAGGACGCCGGGGTACGTGGGGAGGGGGCTCAGCTCCAGACCGTGTTCAACCCCGTCACGGCTGCCAGAAGACAAATTCCTACAGGAAAAGGCACCCCGGGTTCTGCTCAGGGAGAGACGCTGTGGCAAAAGCAGCGGGAAAAGCCGTGTTCCGAGCCCGAGGCAGGAAAGGGAGCGGCGTTTACTTCAGATCCTCCAAAACTTGCTGGAGCAGGACTGCATTTGCGAAGCTCTTCCTAACGCCGAAGCCTCGAGCTCTGTTACCGTGCGGGGCTGGACATCGCTCACCCGCCTTGCGCTCCAAACGACGACCTCCCCACGCCTCCGCGATGCCGAGAACGGTGTCCCAGACGACCGTTACTTGCTCCAGagctttcccttcctccagcagcatcccccccgctccgcgccgcaACCCCTCTCTGTGTCACCTTCCCCACCGCAAACGGGTTTCTTTTCGGTTATGATGGGTCTCTTGGCCCACGGGCTCCAGGCCCCGCGCCCGGgcagcctctcctcctccccggagcagccccagccccgccagccccttcTGGGGCAGCCACGGAGCGgcccccctcccgcacccccccgcGGGTGCAGCtggcgggcggggggcccggACCCTGCCCTCCCGTCCCTGTGCCCCGGCGGGaccctccccgggaccccccacgcCCCGCCACGGCACCTCCTCAGCCCGCCGCAGCTCCGCTCCCACCGCCGGACGccgacccccccccgccccccgccccgctcctcctcccgccccgctcgccggggccggccggcTTTGGgcggttttgtcttttttttttttttttttttttgttaaagcaccctgctcctggcccggcctcccccgccccccccccgcagcctcctgctcccCTTTGCCAGCCCGAGCACCATCCCCTCGGCGCTGGCTTGCCCCCGCCCTTGCTCCGGCCGCAGGGCATTACAGTCCTCCCGCTATCCACATCCCCAAATCCCGcattcccctccccatcccgcattccccccatcccccccatcccGCATTCCCCCTATCCCGCattccccccaccccgcgcccccCACATCCCACATGCCCCCCCAACCCGCATCCCCCCCCATCCCGCACCCACCCAAGCTCAGAGCCCGGGCGCTCAGCCCCAGCTCGGCGTAACGCAGGCGGCCACGCAAAGCGAAGCTCAAACCCGGGGGCAGCAGGCCCCGAGCCGAGATCCGGCAGCTTCGGGGAGCCAGAGCTCACGTTCAGCGTCTCTCTGTGCTCCGAACACCCTTCagcagcactgtcaccctcctcCCCCGCTCCTCGAAAAGATGGGGggaacacccccccacccccaccccccccagtatTTCAGACACTTGGTCCTTTCTCAGCACATAGAGAAACGCATTAAAATGAAGGgccgatttttttttcttgattgctAATTACACCTGATGTTCTACACGGGAACTGCTCCAGCGCTCGCTCAAACCTCCATTACGTGGCCCTGGAGACACCCAACCCCTTCCTTCTGCAAGCGCATCGTGTGCGGGCTCACGCCCGCGTCTCAACGCTCAGCTGTGttcccccagccccctcctcccctccccggtgGATCCTGACCCGCATCCCCCTCCTCGCAGCTTATACAGCGTTAAAAACCCCCAACCCGCACCGTGCCCCCTTCCCAACAGCCGCTGTACCTCTGCCTCTTACCTTAAACCACAAAGTCCACGAaatgcctctgcagagccctcaGGCAAAGGATCCGATCGCAGCCCCCCAACCCACCAAGCCTGGCCTGATCTCACTGGTTTCACCCAGCGTTTTATCAGCTTTTGGTTAAGTACGGCTCCGATGCCGTCAAAAGTGGTAAGCGATAGGTGGAAGCTCTCTGAACAGAGGTTCCTTCTTCAGCAACCCCCAGGAGACAGGTGGAGCGGTCCAGAACTTGGTCTTCCCCTTGACACCAAAGCCCCTGGCAGCTCCTCCACCCTCAGCACACGCAGCGCTGTCGCCTGGGCAGCGCCAGACGCGGAGCTGACCTGAACGCAGACCTGGCAGCCAAGCCTCGGAGCAGGGACACAGGAGGGGGAGgacatctgcagtactctgtccagttctgggctccccagttcaagaaagatgaggagctactggagagagtccagcggagggctacgaggatgaggaggggactggagcatctctcctaccaggagaggctgagggagctgggcttgttcagtctggagaagagaaggctgagaggggaccttagaaatgcctctaaatatctgcagggtgggggtcaggaggacggggccaggctctttccagcggtgcccagcgacaggacaaggggcaacgggcacagactgaagcagaggaagctccagctgaacccgaagaagaacttcttccctctgagggtgacggagccctggcccaggctgcccagaggggctgtggagtctccttctctggagatattccagccccgcctggacgcggtgctgtgcagcctgctctgggtgaccctgcttgggcaggggttgggctgggtgatccacagagggccctgccaacccctgccattctgtgacagGACCGAGTGctggacaccaacagaagctGCAGAACCCAAGGCCTCCCTGGGCACGCGCTCCCTAGGGCTGAGTACCTCCGACCGCAGCCCGCTC
The Opisthocomus hoazin isolate bOpiHoa1 chromosome 17, bOpiHoa1.hap1, whole genome shotgun sequence DNA segment above includes these coding regions:
- the LOC104326289 gene encoding membrane progestin receptor alpha isoform X2; its protein translation is MATVVTEKLSRLFINVQQVPQLLAPLSPSTVSSSEVPKVFWKPYIHAGYRPVRQTWRYYFSTLFQQHNEAINVWTHLVAALILLLRFQQLSQRVGFGQDPHTQPLLIIIVASITYLTFSTLAHLLQAKSEFWHYSFFFMDYVGVAIYQYGSALSHYYYTIEPSWHEKIKGFYMPMAVLLAWLSCAGSCYAKYRYHQSARLLSRLCQELPSGLAYVLDISPVVHRIFTAPPSERADPALLYHKCQVLFFLIGAFFFSHPYPEKWFPGKCHFFGQSHQIFHVCLVLCTLAQIEAVVLDYESRRQIYSALQGDLAHNFSALCLFTVTCCVLTAACMARKVRNTLGFKEE
- the LOC104326289 gene encoding membrane progestin receptor alpha isoform X3, which encodes MATVVTEKLSRLFINVQQVPQLLAPLSPSTVSSSEVPKVFWKPYIHAGYRPVRQTWRYYFSTLFQQHNEAINVWTHLVAALILLLRFQQLSQRAKSEFWHYSFFFMDYVGVAIYQYGSALSHYYYTIEPSWHEKIKGFYMPMAVLLAWLSCAGSCYAKYRYHQSARLLSRLCQELPSGLAYVLDISPVVHRIFTAPPSERADPALLYHKCQVLFFLIGAFFFSHPYPEKWFPGKCHFFGQSHQIFHVCLVLCTLAQIEAVVLDYESRRQIYSALQGDLAHNFSALCLFTVTCCVLTAACMARKVRNTLGFKEE
- the LOC104326289 gene encoding aurora kinase A- and ninein-interacting protein isoform X1, which translates into the protein MKRRGGEARQAEACGVWLDTAELKQGAAQGLAAKAKASPRILGRKQASAAATQARAPWPRTRQTTIAAFFSARADEKDKENSRPSPFLRNKDCKEKGISLAACPVKILALPQMEEAQNQRCRAEAGTAPVAPQHRAQKAPASPTPLPDSWLLRAEPHSKGEASCGTGDDCCFFSFTQDSEGNRIIAHRNALDLFAGETLLARGSVTSDCGTHKQEGQPPPEAAKARLDFQLRLGVNQKKKPQQSSSVNSLIAFTEAENINPTLTRDSPWAAGLCPSAQRAAGAQPLSERSRNASAGPAEEGRSSPFRQLFTQDSQGHRVIAHRCRSVPSPRRASGSSGGRPPSSPRDGCPSDAASLSAPWEQQLDVCYDLLFTQDSEGNRVIKHW